In Chitinispirillales bacterium, the following are encoded in one genomic region:
- a CDS encoding DEAD/DEAH box helicase, with amino-acid sequence MKQFSELGLSDRTLKAITQKGFEEPTQIQELTIPAMLSQDDDIVAQAQTGTGKTAAFGLPLIELIDCAKTGVKALIIAPTRELVVQICEELNSLKGENPLKIAPIYGGQSYDRQIYQLKRGIDIVVGSPGRILDHVHRGTLDLSQINSLVMDEADEMLNMGFIEDIEEIISVSNPQKRMLLFSATMPQRIRELADSYLKNPITLKTKTQLTTNLTDQIYFEVFERDRFEALCRIIDMEDDFYAIVFCRTKIETDEIASHLIDRGYSADALHGDISQFLRERILTKFRKKAINVLVATDVAARGIDVSDLTHVINYSLPQNPEAYVHRIGRTGRAGQKGTAITFVTPSEFRKLGFLQRATKADIKKREIPTVPEIMAEQKRKISKEIELISNDEDSEEFEEWARELLVNYNPEKLVSVLISAAYGDKFDTENYTELTPVKQKNDYRKNAEKRGGFDKSDKFTKRKSNDGFDEWKNRRFDKKQNRDNRFVEQEGTTRLFIAKGKNDDFNKKKAISMITEVAGKNVSIGTITIHDSFSFVNVPFAAAEIILRSFNGSKDTVVKRAKSK; translated from the coding sequence ATGAAACAATTTTCAGAACTAGGCTTATCAGACAGAACACTAAAAGCAATCACCCAAAAGGGTTTTGAAGAACCAACGCAGATTCAGGAATTGACTATACCGGCAATGCTTTCGCAAGACGACGACATTGTCGCGCAGGCGCAAACGGGAACCGGAAAAACCGCCGCTTTCGGGCTTCCTCTCATAGAACTCATAGACTGCGCAAAAACCGGCGTAAAAGCGCTTATTATAGCCCCGACGCGTGAGCTTGTAGTACAAATTTGCGAGGAATTAAACTCGCTCAAGGGAGAAAATCCGCTGAAAATCGCTCCGATTTACGGCGGACAGTCGTATGACAGACAAATTTATCAACTCAAACGCGGAATAGACATCGTCGTCGGCTCGCCGGGAAGAATTTTAGACCACGTCCATAGAGGGACGCTTGATTTGTCGCAAATAAATTCGTTAGTTATGGACGAAGCCGACGAAATGCTGAATATGGGATTTATTGAGGACATTGAAGAAATAATTTCGGTTTCAAATCCGCAAAAAAGAATGCTTTTATTCTCGGCGACTATGCCGCAGAGAATACGCGAATTGGCTGATTCGTACCTTAAAAATCCTATTACGCTCAAGACAAAAACGCAACTTACGACAAACTTGACAGACCAAATTTATTTCGAGGTTTTTGAGCGCGACAGATTTGAGGCGCTATGCAGAATTATTGATATGGAAGACGATTTTTATGCGATCGTTTTTTGCAGAACGAAAATAGAAACAGACGAAATCGCATCCCATTTAATAGACCGCGGATACTCTGCGGATGCGCTTCACGGCGATATCTCACAGTTTCTGCGAGAAAGAATTTTAACAAAATTCCGTAAAAAAGCGATAAACGTTTTGGTAGCGACCGACGTCGCCGCAAGAGGAATCGACGTTTCGGATTTAACCCACGTCATAAACTATTCTCTTCCGCAAAATCCGGAAGCGTACGTTCATAGAATCGGAAGAACGGGACGCGCCGGACAAAAAGGAACGGCGATTACGTTTGTCACGCCGAGCGAGTTTAGAAAACTCGGTTTTTTGCAGAGAGCGACTAAAGCCGACATAAAAAAACGGGAAATTCCGACCGTTCCCGAAATTATGGCAGAGCAGAAACGCAAAATTTCCAAAGAAATCGAACTTATATCAAACGACGAAGATTCGGAAGAATTTGAAGAATGGGCAAGAGAACTGTTAGTAAATTACAATCCTGAAAAATTAGTTTCCGTTTTGATTTCGGCGGCTTACGGCGACAAGTTCGACACGGAAAATTACACCGAATTAACTCCTGTAAAACAAAAAAACGACTACAGAAAAAATGCTGAAAAAAGAGGCGGTTTTGATAAATCAGACAAATTTACAAAAAGAAAAAGCAACGACGGTTTTGACGAATGGAAAAACAGACGCTTCGACAAAAAGCAAAACCGCGATAATCGTTTTGTGGAACAGGAAGGTACGACTCGCTTATTTATCGCTAAAGGTAAAAACGACGACTTTAACAAAAAAAAGGCTATTTCAATGATTACCGAAGTCGCGGGAAAAAACGTCTCTATAGGAACAATTACGATTCACGATTCGTTTTCGTTTGTGAACGTTCCGTTTGCGGCGGCGGAAATAATTCTACGCTCGTTCAACGGAAGCAAAGATACTGTAGTAAAACGGGCGAAAAGTAAATAA